Proteins encoded by one window of Kineococcus endophyticus:
- a CDS encoding HNH endonuclease signature motif containing protein, with translation MTPTAQHAAQDALTRLSSALDDLLTLPTGTLDRDDVDHAVRSAYALGNRLDAAKLRLLRAALDHTTDGTVTDLLATHPVNLSRTHARKDVAAARHTDPDTLEDGGWDGRIGGLRGDRGSLARLGAQLTAGNTTLAHVHSAVTALRSIPTTVRRGTVDVEVEMASGERVWTTKRRSDLLDGFLATVTATQPLATSTHVLDELLTRLDPDRVDRGYRDLEPDTTSRRALTFTRHHGMLRMTVDLDEHAAVIVRAAVDAASRPNPTNGADSAEPDTRSTMQRRHDGLVTTGAHHPASDLDPVVAHKATVVLRATLDHDGTVNVGTASVDGHGPVSDATLRAATCDADLSVAVLDRLGRPRSLHTQHRHATPAQRLLVAERDRGCTAPGCGAPAWACHYHHVVHWADGGPTSIENLILLCGRHHRALHAGRLEARFAEDGLPETRTLHRHLGRLADPGPWTRNDHPGLLARARELSATLQRDDPPDRAAA, from the coding sequence GTGACCCCCACCGCCCAGCACGCAGCCCAGGACGCCCTCACGCGCCTGAGTTCCGCCCTGGACGACCTGCTCACCCTGCCGACCGGAACCCTCGACCGCGACGACGTCGACCACGCCGTGAGGTCCGCGTACGCCCTCGGCAACCGCCTCGACGCCGCCAAACTCCGCCTCCTGCGCGCCGCCCTGGACCACACCACCGACGGCACCGTCACCGACCTGCTCGCCACCCACCCGGTCAACCTGTCCCGCACCCACGCCCGCAAGGACGTCGCCGCCGCCCGCCACACCGACCCCGACACACTCGAGGATGGAGGCTGGGACGGACGCATCGGCGGTCTACGCGGCGACCGCGGTTCCCTCGCCCGCCTCGGCGCGCAACTCACCGCCGGGAACACCACCCTGGCCCACGTCCACTCCGCCGTCACCGCCCTGCGCTCCATCCCCACCACCGTGCGCCGCGGCACCGTCGACGTGGAAGTCGAGATGGCTTCCGGTGAACGGGTCTGGACCACCAAACGCCGCTCAGACCTGCTCGACGGGTTCCTCGCCACCGTCACCGCCACCCAACCCCTGGCCACCTCCACCCACGTCCTCGACGAGCTCCTCACCCGCCTGGACCCCGACCGCGTCGACCGCGGCTACCGCGACCTCGAACCGGACACCACCAGCCGCCGCGCCCTCACCTTCACCCGCCACCACGGGATGCTGCGCATGACCGTCGACCTCGACGAGCACGCCGCCGTCATCGTCCGCGCCGCCGTCGACGCCGCCTCCCGCCCCAACCCCACGAACGGGGCCGACAGCGCAGAACCCGACACCCGCTCCACCATGCAACGCCGCCACGACGGCCTCGTCACCACCGGCGCCCACCACCCCGCCAGCGACCTCGACCCCGTCGTGGCCCACAAGGCGACCGTCGTCCTGCGCGCCACCCTCGACCACGACGGCACCGTGAACGTGGGAACAGCCAGCGTCGACGGGCACGGCCCCGTCAGCGACGCCACTCTGCGTGCCGCCACCTGCGACGCCGACCTGTCCGTCGCGGTCCTGGACCGCCTCGGCCGGCCCCGCTCCCTGCACACCCAGCACCGGCACGCCACCCCGGCCCAACGCCTCCTGGTCGCCGAACGCGACCGCGGCTGCACCGCCCCCGGCTGCGGCGCACCGGCGTGGGCCTGCCACTACCACCACGTCGTCCACTGGGCCGACGGCGGACCCACCAGCATCGAGAACCTCATCCTGCTCTGCGGCCGGCACCACCGCGCCCTGCACGCCGGACGGCTCGAAGCAAGGTTCGCCGAGGACGGGCTACCCGAAACCCGGACCCTGCACCGCCACCTCGGCCGGCTCGCCGACCCCGGACCCTGGACGCGGAACGACCACCCCGGCCTCCTGGCCCGAGCCCGGGAACTGTCGGCGACCCTCCAGCGCGACGACCCACCCGACCGCGCTGCGGCGTGA
- a CDS encoding alpha-L-fucosidase, protein MSGLASGANADATVPAWFTDARFGLFVHWGVYASAARHEWVKNYEEMTSEQYERYLRHFDPDLYDPREWARRARAAGMRYAVLTVKHHDGFCLWDSALTDYSVASTPHGRDLVGPFVEAFRAEGLEVGFYYSLLDWHHEDFVVDSVHPQRNAPDVAALNEGRDMARYREYLHGQVRELLTRYGRISYLFFDFSYADDDHKPGVWNGKGKEEWGSEELLATVRELQPGIVVNDRLDVPGDLVTPEQYQPVEPMTVQGRPVPWEACQTLNGSWGYHRDELREKSPDLLVRMLVDGVSKGGNLLLNVGPDARGRFAPSAARTLDTIADWMELHARAVHGTGAAEPGIATTADARLTQRGDRLYVHLFAWPLRHLHVTGLAGRVEYAQLLNDASEVQFTEADPSVRAYGTGMGGLPAGTTTFELPVVRPDVLVPVLEVFLRR, encoded by the coding sequence GTGAGCGGCCTGGCCAGCGGCGCCAACGCCGACGCCACCGTCCCCGCGTGGTTCACCGACGCCCGGTTCGGGTTGTTCGTCCACTGGGGCGTGTACGCGTCCGCCGCCCGGCACGAGTGGGTGAAGAACTACGAGGAGATGACGAGCGAGCAGTACGAGCGGTACCTGCGCCACTTCGACCCCGACCTCTACGACCCGCGGGAGTGGGCACGCCGGGCGCGGGCGGCGGGCATGCGCTACGCCGTGCTGACCGTCAAGCACCACGACGGGTTCTGCCTGTGGGACTCGGCCCTCACCGACTACTCGGTCGCGAGCACGCCGCACGGACGGGACCTCGTGGGGCCCTTCGTCGAGGCGTTCCGGGCCGAGGGCCTGGAGGTGGGGTTCTACTACTCGCTGCTGGACTGGCACCACGAGGACTTCGTCGTCGACAGCGTGCACCCGCAGCGGAACGCCCCCGACGTCGCGGCGCTCAACGAGGGGCGCGACATGGCGCGCTACCGGGAGTACCTGCACGGGCAGGTGCGCGAGCTCCTGACGCGGTACGGGCGCATCTCCTACCTGTTCTTCGACTTCTCCTACGCCGACGACGACCACAAGCCCGGCGTGTGGAACGGGAAGGGCAAGGAGGAGTGGGGGAGCGAGGAACTCCTGGCGACCGTCCGGGAGCTGCAGCCCGGGATCGTCGTCAACGACCGGCTCGACGTCCCCGGCGACCTCGTGACCCCTGAGCAGTACCAACCGGTCGAACCCATGACCGTGCAGGGGCGGCCGGTGCCGTGGGAGGCGTGCCAGACCCTGAACGGCAGCTGGGGGTACCACCGCGACGAACTGCGGGAGAAGTCGCCGGACCTGCTGGTGCGCATGCTGGTGGACGGCGTGTCCAAGGGTGGGAACCTGCTGCTCAACGTCGGCCCGGACGCGCGGGGCCGGTTCGCCCCGTCGGCGGCCAGGACGCTGGACACCATCGCGGACTGGATGGAGCTGCACGCGCGGGCCGTGCACGGGACCGGGGCGGCCGAGCCGGGGATCGCCACGACCGCGGACGCCCGCCTCACCCAGCGCGGGGACCGGCTCTACGTGCACCTGTTCGCCTGGCCGCTGCGGCACCTGCACGTCACGGGGCTCGCCGGCCGCGTCGAGTACGCGCAGCTGCTGAACGACGCCTCGGAGGTGCAGTTCACCGAGGCGGACCCGTCCGTGCGGGCCTACGGCACCGGGATGGGCGGGCTGCCCGCCGGCACGACCACGTTCGAACTCCCCGTGGTGCGGCCGGACGTCCTCGTGCCCGTCCTGGAGGTCTTCCTCAGGCGGTGA
- a CDS encoding energy-coupling factor ABC transporter ATP-binding protein, producing MIRLEGVRVDAQDHVVLHPLDLEVTERFTVLVGPNGSGKSTLLRLLDGLVLPSAGRVLVDGLDPERDLRALRRRVGFVFTDPDAQLVMPTAVEDVALSLRRTDVRDRDARARELLAAAGLGGLADRSVRDVSSGQRQLLALTTVLATRPRVVLADEPTTLLDLRTGRRVGDVLRNPPAHVDQVVVATHDLDLAVRADRALWIADGRVHADGPAPEVVAAYRAWA from the coding sequence GTGATCCGCCTCGAGGGTGTCCGGGTCGACGCCCAGGACCACGTGGTGCTCCACCCGCTGGACCTGGAGGTGACCGAGCGGTTCACGGTCCTGGTGGGCCCGAACGGGTCCGGGAAGTCCACCCTCCTGCGTCTGCTCGACGGGCTGGTGCTGCCGTCCGCGGGCCGGGTGCTCGTCGACGGGCTGGACCCCGAGCGCGACCTGCGGGCGCTGCGGCGACGGGTGGGTTTCGTCTTCACCGATCCGGACGCGCAGCTCGTCATGCCGACGGCCGTGGAGGATGTGGCGTTGTCGTTGCGCCGCACGGACGTGCGCGACCGGGACGCGCGCGCCCGGGAACTGCTGGCCGCGGCCGGTCTCGGCGGTCTCGCGGACCGGTCCGTGCGCGACGTCTCCTCCGGGCAGCGCCAGCTGCTGGCCCTGACGACCGTGCTCGCGACCCGCCCCCGCGTCGTGCTGGCCGACGAACCCACGACCCTCCTGGACCTGCGGACGGGACGCCGGGTCGGGGACGTGCTGCGGAACCCGCCGGCCCACGTGGACCAGGTCGTCGTCGCCACCCACGACCTCGACCTCGCCGTCCGGGCCGACCGCGCGCTGTGGATCGCCGACGGCCGCGTGCACGCCGACGGGCCGGCGCCCGAGGTCGTCGCCGCCTACCGGGCGTGGGCGTGA
- a CDS encoding CbiQ family ECF transporter T component, protein MRRGLTGPPPLLGTAEPGTSLLHRATPRTKLLALVVVGTVVGLVRSLATPPTAAAWLAGLLAGCVVLARGCRLRRGLLRGQVRRTAWVLVALAVVQTWLQGPWEAAVVVGGLLACLWSATLVTATTPVPDLLDTVVRALEPLRRVGVDPERAGLAFSLTLTSVPVVGRLLAESREAAAARGLGASPRALLVPTVVRAVAHAEQVGEALAARGLD, encoded by the coding sequence GTGAGGCGCGGCCTCACCGGGCCCCCGCCCCTGCTCGGGACCGCCGAACCGGGGACGTCCCTCCTGCACCGGGCCACCCCGCGCACGAAGCTCCTCGCCCTCGTCGTCGTGGGGACGGTGGTGGGCCTCGTCCGCTCGCTCGCCACGCCGCCGACGGCCGCCGCGTGGCTGGCGGGTCTGCTCGCCGGCTGCGTCGTCCTCGCCCGGGGTTGCCGGTTGCGCCGCGGGCTGCTGCGCGGGCAGGTGCGCCGGACGGCCTGGGTGCTCGTGGCGCTCGCCGTGGTCCAGACCTGGCTGCAGGGCCCCTGGGAGGCCGCGGTGGTCGTCGGCGGCCTCCTGGCCTGCCTGTGGTCGGCGACCCTCGTCACCGCCACCACACCCGTCCCCGACCTGCTGGACACCGTCGTCCGGGCGCTGGAGCCGCTGCGACGCGTCGGCGTCGACCCCGAACGGGCCGGGTTGGCGTTCTCGCTGACGCTGACGAGCGTCCCCGTCGTGGGTCGGCTGCTCGCCGAGTCGCGGGAGGCTGCGGCCGCGCGGGGGCTGGGGGCCAGCCCGCGGGCGTTGCTGGTGCCCACGGTCGTGCGGGCCGTCGCCCACGCCGAGCAGGTGGGCGAGGCGCTCGCCGCACGGGGACTCGACTGA
- a CDS encoding carbohydrate ABC transporter permease: MSTVSATTGRRTGRRPQWLTPLLLGLPALAVVLLSQGYPLVRQLVMSFQEFGLRQQFGQPPEFVGLRNYAAVFSDSVFWVVLARSIVFCAVCAALTMLLGVAFAVMMTRLVPAVRVVLQSAMLLAWAIPVLSSLTVWQWLFNTRNGLVNWVLVRSGLDQFDRYAWLLQGTTLLVIAGVIVIWMSVPLVVFMVYASLTQLDPEVLEAAELDGASGWQRFRYVTVPGVAPVLMLVGLLQIIWDIRVFTQISVLQDAGGVAEESNLLGTYVYQIGLGQGNYGMGSAVAMVMLVITLALTAGYVRSLVRQGATA; the protein is encoded by the coding sequence GTGAGCACCGTCAGCGCGACGACCGGGCGGCGGACGGGGCGCCGCCCGCAGTGGCTCACCCCGTTGCTGCTCGGCCTGCCGGCCCTCGCGGTGGTCCTGCTGTCCCAGGGCTACCCGCTGGTGCGCCAGCTGGTCATGTCCTTCCAGGAGTTCGGCCTGCGTCAGCAGTTCGGGCAGCCGCCGGAGTTCGTCGGCCTGCGCAACTACGCGGCGGTCTTCTCCGACAGCGTGTTCTGGGTCGTCCTCGCGCGTTCCATCGTGTTCTGCGCGGTCTGCGCGGCGCTGACGATGCTCCTCGGCGTGGCCTTCGCCGTCATGATGACGCGCCTCGTCCCGGCCGTCCGGGTCGTGCTGCAGAGCGCCATGCTGCTGGCCTGGGCCATCCCGGTGCTGTCCTCCCTCACCGTGTGGCAGTGGCTGTTCAACACCCGCAACGGCCTCGTCAACTGGGTCCTGGTCCGCTCCGGCCTGGACCAGTTCGACCGGTACGCGTGGCTGCTGCAGGGCACGACGCTGCTCGTCATCGCCGGTGTCATCGTCATCTGGATGTCGGTGCCGCTCGTGGTCTTCATGGTCTACGCGTCCCTGACCCAGCTGGACCCCGAGGTGCTCGAGGCCGCGGAGCTCGACGGCGCGTCGGGCTGGCAGCGGTTCCGCTACGTCACGGTGCCGGGCGTCGCGCCGGTGCTCATGCTCGTGGGGCTGCTGCAGATCATCTGGGACATCCGGGTCTTCACGCAGATCTCGGTGCTGCAGGACGCGGGCGGCGTGGCCGAGGAGTCCAACCTGCTGGGCACGTACGTGTACCAGATCGGTCTGGGACAGGGGAACTACGGGATGGGATCGGCGGTCGCCATGGTCATGCTCGTCATCACCCTCGCGCTGACGGCCGGGTACGTCCGCTCGCTCGTCCGGCAGGGGGCCACCGCGTGA
- a CDS encoding histidine phosphatase family protein, whose translation MRLLVVSHPEVQVDPTVPVPQWGLSAAGCDRLQRLLRLPWARSAVLVASSTERKALQTAQAVAEVSGCPVHVDAQLGENDRSATGFVPPEEFEALADAFFAEPGRSVRGWETAAAAQQRIVRAVDGVVARALLVADARADDVVVVSTHGGVGTLLQCALRGVPIDRRHDQPGQGSWYSVDTATWEVAHGWRRI comes from the coding sequence ATGAGGCTCCTCGTCGTCTCCCACCCGGAGGTGCAGGTCGACCCGACGGTCCCCGTGCCGCAGTGGGGCCTGTCCGCAGCCGGGTGCGACCGGCTCCAGCGCCTGCTGCGGTTGCCGTGGGCGCGTTCGGCGGTTCTCGTGGCGTCCAGCACCGAGCGCAAGGCGCTGCAGACGGCGCAGGCGGTGGCCGAGGTCAGCGGGTGCCCGGTGCACGTCGACGCGCAGTTGGGGGAGAATGACCGCAGCGCCACCGGTTTCGTCCCGCCCGAGGAGTTCGAGGCGCTGGCCGACGCCTTCTTCGCCGAACCGGGACGCAGCGTGCGCGGGTGGGAGACCGCGGCCGCCGCCCAGCAGCGCATCGTCCGCGCGGTGGACGGGGTCGTGGCGCGAGCGCTGCTGGTTGCCGACGCCCGGGCGGACGACGTCGTGGTGGTCTCCACCCACGGTGGTGTGGGAACGCTGCTGCAGTGCGCCCTGCGGGGAGTTCCGATCGACCGGCGCCACGACCAGCCGGGGCAGGGGAGCTGGTACTCCGTCGACACCGCGACGTGGGAGGTCGCGCACGGGTGGCGCCGGATCTGA
- a CDS encoding extracellular solute-binding protein — translation MQLTRRTTLAAGAALAGAAALSACGGSSESSGGGQSDSKDLTIWLMRDSVPQTSVDWLVKQWADANGGAKLTVEIQDWTGIVTKLQTTLSSADQTPDLVEFGNSQVLTFTSAGALSDISDLQEELGGKDLLASLVDAGSFEGKLYAAPFYAGARLVYYRKSLLEQAGIAVPTTLDAFNEAVVALKNANPEGVANFSGIFLPAKDYGVSAAWIFTRGAKFAVEKGGKWEGDLTTPDGIAGLDDLKNLYANACTVSATATLEEARDPSAPYNRREAGMFIALNNQFPKVDPALAPDTGFFAFPGEEPGSVGKVFAGGSNIGIPAMSRKQEAAKELLKLVFQSGFMEPFASEGGWVPGNSSYAGPLEATELGAVEVKAVQNAVATPKSEGWGVVENNDVIRDAFTKLAQGASSEQIAQDTDAKVESLLNA, via the coding sequence GTGCAACTCACCCGTAGGACCACCCTCGCCGCCGGCGCCGCCCTGGCCGGCGCCGCCGCCCTGTCCGCCTGCGGGGGCTCCAGCGAGTCCTCCGGCGGCGGCCAGTCCGACAGCAAGGACCTGACGATCTGGCTCATGCGCGACTCCGTGCCGCAGACGTCGGTCGACTGGCTCGTGAAGCAGTGGGCCGACGCCAACGGCGGCGCCAAGCTCACCGTCGAGATCCAGGACTGGACGGGCATCGTCACCAAGCTGCAGACGACGCTGTCCAGCGCCGACCAGACCCCCGACCTGGTGGAGTTCGGGAACTCCCAGGTCCTCACGTTCACGTCCGCGGGGGCGCTCAGCGACATCAGCGACCTGCAGGAGGAGCTCGGCGGCAAGGACCTACTGGCGAGCCTGGTGGACGCCGGCAGCTTCGAGGGCAAGCTCTACGCCGCCCCCTTCTACGCCGGTGCGCGGCTCGTCTACTACCGCAAGTCCCTGCTGGAGCAGGCCGGCATCGCCGTGCCCACCACCCTCGACGCCTTCAACGAGGCGGTCGTGGCCCTCAAGAACGCCAACCCCGAAGGCGTCGCGAACTTCTCCGGCATCTTCCTGCCGGCCAAGGACTACGGCGTGAGCGCGGCCTGGATCTTCACCCGCGGGGCCAAGTTCGCCGTCGAGAAGGGCGGGAAGTGGGAGGGCGACCTCACGACGCCGGACGGGATCGCCGGCCTGGACGACCTGAAGAACCTGTACGCCAACGCCTGCACGGTGTCGGCGACCGCGACGCTGGAGGAGGCCCGCGACCCCTCGGCGCCCTACAACCGCCGCGAGGCCGGCATGTTCATCGCCCTCAACAACCAGTTCCCCAAGGTCGACCCCGCGCTGGCGCCCGACACCGGGTTCTTCGCCTTCCCGGGGGAGGAGCCGGGATCGGTGGGCAAGGTGTTCGCCGGGGGGTCCAACATCGGCATCCCCGCCATGTCGCGCAAGCAGGAGGCCGCGAAGGAGCTGCTGAAGCTCGTCTTCCAGTCCGGCTTCATGGAGCCCTTCGCCTCCGAGGGCGGCTGGGTCCCGGGCAACAGCTCCTACGCCGGGCCGCTGGAGGCGACCGAGCTGGGCGCTGTCGAGGTCAAGGCCGTCCAGAACGCCGTCGCGACGCCGAAGTCGGAGGGCTGGGGCGTGGTGGAGAACAACGACGTCATCCGGGACGCCTTCACCAAGCTGGCCCAGGGCGCGAGCTCCGAGCAGATCGCCCAGGACACCGACGCCAAGGTCGAGAGCCTCCTCAACGCGTGA
- a CDS encoding bifunctional diguanylate cyclase/phosphodiesterase has protein sequence MHPDPSDPHSEHHDAALLAAVAGLADTAAADAATDDLLRRLVEVAVEHLGVDGAGVVAAGTAGPGDLRLVHVSTGGPEAPERLQEQLAEGPCQDAALFGVDVVVDDLLDPVQTAWPSYVDSALAAGWRSVVAVPLLSGGRLGGVLDVYRRVPGTWRARELHWVRVLGHLAASYLALAADRDEARRAREDLEHASTHDALTGLPNRVLLFDRLDQALSSARRRGRGVAVLFVDLDRFKAVNDTFGHAAGDRVLAAVAARMRAELRDGDTLARLSGDEFVVVCDDLPATDDEGRQRDVDAVQARLRRALAPPVRLGDVDVVVSASTGVAHSGPGSTAEELLSEADAAMYRAKHPAGQATGTGGSLRDLERQLTRALPEGRLRLHHQPITDATGTVRAVEALLRWQHPTRGLLPAAEFVDLAEHCGMVVAFGRWVAQEACAHLARWRSAHGPAAPETVYVNLSARELADPELGRVLQDALERNGLEPGDLGLELLESSFIDPLVLPALHELQRRGHPLSIDDFGTGYSSLARLVDLPVRMAKVDKSLVAGIASDPRRRALLDAVVTVAVGLDVEVVAEGVESAEQAEALLAAGCDYLQGFHCGAPGPADEIDLRLR, from the coding sequence TTGCACCCAGACCCGTCCGACCCCCACTCCGAGCACCACGACGCGGCCCTCCTCGCCGCCGTGGCGGGGCTGGCCGACACCGCGGCCGCCGACGCCGCCACCGACGACCTCCTGCGCCGCCTCGTGGAGGTGGCCGTCGAGCACCTCGGCGTGGACGGCGCGGGTGTCGTGGCGGCGGGGACGGCGGGCCCGGGCGACCTGCGGCTGGTCCACGTGAGCACCGGTGGTCCCGAGGCCCCCGAGCGCCTCCAGGAGCAGCTCGCCGAGGGGCCCTGTCAGGACGCCGCGCTGTTCGGCGTGGACGTCGTGGTCGACGACCTCCTCGACCCCGTGCAGACGGCCTGGCCGTCGTACGTCGACTCGGCGCTCGCCGCGGGGTGGCGGTCGGTCGTCGCGGTGCCCCTGCTGAGCGGTGGCCGGCTCGGCGGGGTCCTGGACGTCTACCGCCGGGTCCCGGGGACGTGGCGGGCGCGCGAGCTGCACTGGGTCCGGGTCCTGGGGCACCTCGCGGCGTCGTACCTGGCGCTGGCCGCGGACCGGGACGAGGCGCGGCGGGCACGGGAGGACCTCGAGCACGCGAGCACGCACGACGCGCTGACGGGTCTGCCGAACCGGGTCCTGCTCTTCGACCGGCTCGACCAGGCCCTGTCCTCGGCACGACGCCGCGGACGCGGCGTCGCCGTCCTCTTCGTCGACCTCGACCGGTTCAAGGCCGTCAACGACACCTTCGGGCACGCCGCCGGGGACAGGGTCCTGGCCGCCGTGGCGGCGCGGATGCGCGCCGAACTGCGCGACGGGGACACGCTCGCGCGGTTGTCGGGCGACGAGTTCGTCGTCGTGTGCGACGACCTGCCCGCCACGGACGACGAGGGCCGGCAGCGGGACGTCGACGCGGTCCAGGCCCGGCTGCGTCGTGCGCTCGCTCCCCCGGTCCGCCTCGGGGACGTCGACGTCGTCGTCTCCGCCAGCACGGGAGTCGCGCACAGCGGTCCCGGCAGCACGGCCGAGGAACTGCTCTCCGAGGCCGACGCCGCGATGTACCGCGCCAAGCACCCCGCCGGGCAGGCGACCGGGACCGGCGGTTCCCTGCGCGACCTCGAGCGTCAGCTCACGCGAGCCCTGCCCGAGGGCAGGCTGCGGCTGCACCACCAGCCGATCACCGACGCCACCGGGACCGTCCGTGCCGTCGAGGCACTGCTGCGCTGGCAGCACCCCACGCGCGGCCTGCTGCCGGCGGCGGAGTTCGTCGACCTCGCCGAGCACTGCGGGATGGTCGTGGCGTTCGGCCGGTGGGTCGCACAGGAGGCGTGCGCGCACCTGGCGCGGTGGCGTTCGGCGCACGGTCCCGCCGCGCCGGAGACCGTCTACGTCAACCTCAGCGCCCGCGAACTGGCCGATCCCGAACTCGGCCGGGTGCTGCAGGACGCCCTGGAGCGCAACGGACTCGAACCGGGCGACCTCGGACTGGAACTGCTCGAGAGCAGTTTCATCGATCCGCTCGTCCTGCCTGCCCTGCACGAACTGCAGCGCCGGGGCCACCCGCTGTCCATCGACGACTTCGGGACGGGGTACTCCTCGCTGGCCCGGCTCGTCGACCTGCCCGTGCGGATGGCGAAGGTCGACAAGTCCCTCGTCGCCGGGATCGCCTCCGACCCGCGGCGCCGGGCCCTGCTCGACGCGGTCGTCACGGTCGCCGTCGGGCTCGACGTCGAGGTGGTCGCCGAGGGGGTCGAGAGCGCCGAGCAGGCCGAGGCCCTGCTGGCCGCCGGCTGCGACTACCTCCAGGGCTTCCACTGCGGCGCACCGGGTCCCGCCGACGAGATCGACCTGCGCCTGCGCTGA
- a CDS encoding carbohydrate ABC transporter permease, with protein MSAPAAAAPVAPVGRLSATAPGRVVRSRSQRVRRVVLQVVAVLVAVLWVFPIYWMVNSSLQSSADLSGDPHFWPSPAELGNYSRILSDATFWSALRVSATVTVIAVAVALFSAFFAAVALTRFRFRGRTSMVITVLVIQMIPAEALFISQYRMLDSWGLINSVLGLGLLYAGHSVPITIWMLKGFVDGVPADLEEAAMIDGCSRPGAFLRITLPLLAPGLVASGIFALLASWNEYTLALVVMKDNSSATLPLWLARFNVANEATDWGAIMAGSTLVALPVVVVFLIVQGRMAKGLVAGAVKG; from the coding sequence GTGAGCGCCCCCGCCGCAGCTGCGCCCGTCGCCCCCGTCGGGCGGCTGTCCGCCACCGCGCCCGGACGCGTCGTGCGCAGCCGGTCCCAGCGCGTGCGCCGGGTCGTCCTGCAGGTCGTCGCGGTGCTCGTCGCCGTCCTGTGGGTGTTCCCCATCTACTGGATGGTGAACTCGAGCCTGCAGTCCAGCGCCGACCTGTCCGGGGACCCGCACTTCTGGCCCTCGCCGGCCGAGCTCGGGAACTACAGCCGGATCCTGTCCGACGCCACGTTCTGGTCGGCGTTGCGCGTCAGTGCGACCGTCACCGTCATCGCCGTCGCCGTCGCGCTGTTCAGCGCGTTCTTCGCGGCCGTCGCCCTCACCCGGTTCCGCTTCCGCGGCCGGACGTCGATGGTCATCACGGTCCTGGTGATCCAGATGATCCCGGCCGAGGCGCTCTTCATCTCCCAGTACCGGATGCTCGACAGCTGGGGCCTCATCAACAGCGTCCTCGGCCTGGGGCTGCTCTACGCCGGGCACTCGGTGCCCATCACCATCTGGATGCTCAAGGGTTTCGTCGACGGCGTCCCGGCGGACCTGGAGGAGGCCGCGATGATCGACGGCTGCTCCCGGCCGGGCGCGTTCCTGCGCATCACGCTGCCGCTGCTGGCCCCCGGGCTCGTCGCGTCGGGCATCTTCGCGCTGCTGGCGTCGTGGAACGAGTACACCCTCGCCCTCGTCGTCATGAAGGACAACTCCTCGGCCACCCTGCCGCTGTGGCTGGCGCGGTTCAACGTCGCCAACGAGGCCACCGACTGGGGCGCGATCATGGCCGGTTCCACGCTCGTCGCGCTGCCCGTGGTCGTCGTCTTCCTCATCGTCCAGGGCCGCATGGCCAAGGGTCTCGTGGCCGGGGCGGTGAAGGGGTGA
- a CDS encoding LLM class flavin-dependent oxidoreductase has product MSTGVVLPRDLPAADVLPFARRADALGAGSLWVIEDLGFRGGFAQAAAVLAVTERVHVGLGIAPAAARNPVFTAMEAATLAEQFPGRFTLGLGHGVPGWMRQVGAWGRSPLTSFGEHVEAVRRLLHGETVTLLGDYVHLDGVRLEAPPATPPLVVSGVRGPKSLALSGRQADGTLLAEPVTAAYARAAREQIGAGPEHRLIGYELAAVDDDPVRARDAVRPGLVWVGTPDAAAHTAPSPYAADLQALRDRTPDVDEFVRLLPDEWVDDLTLAGPAEAVRTRIADLRAAGLDEVVLFPTGDDRLAALDSLAAVFTA; this is encoded by the coding sequence GTGAGCACCGGAGTCGTCCTCCCCCGCGACCTGCCCGCCGCCGACGTCCTGCCCTTCGCCCGGCGCGCCGACGCGCTCGGCGCCGGCAGCCTCTGGGTCATCGAGGACCTCGGCTTCCGCGGCGGGTTCGCCCAGGCCGCCGCCGTCCTGGCCGTCACCGAACGGGTCCACGTCGGGCTGGGCATCGCGCCCGCCGCCGCGCGCAACCCCGTCTTCACCGCGATGGAGGCCGCGACGCTGGCCGAGCAGTTCCCCGGCCGGTTCACGCTGGGCCTCGGCCACGGCGTGCCCGGCTGGATGCGGCAGGTCGGCGCCTGGGGACGCAGCCCGCTCACGTCCTTCGGCGAGCACGTCGAGGCTGTCCGCCGCCTCCTGCACGGCGAGACCGTGACGCTGCTGGGCGACTACGTCCACCTCGACGGCGTCCGGCTCGAGGCTCCCCCGGCCACGCCGCCCCTCGTCGTGTCCGGCGTGCGCGGCCCGAAGTCGCTGGCGCTGTCGGGTCGTCAGGCCGACGGCACGCTGCTCGCCGAGCCCGTGACCGCCGCGTACGCGCGGGCGGCGCGCGAGCAGATCGGCGCGGGCCCGGAGCACCGGCTCATCGGGTACGAGCTGGCCGCCGTCGACGACGACCCGGTCCGCGCCCGCGACGCCGTCCGGCCCGGTCTCGTGTGGGTCGGGACCCCCGACGCCGCCGCGCACACCGCGCCGTCCCCCTACGCCGCCGACCTGCAGGCGCTGCGCGACCGCACGCCGGACGTCGACGAGTTCGTCCGGCTGCTGCCGGACGAGTGGGTGGACGACCTGACCCTGGCCGGCCCGGCCGAGGCGGTGCGCACCCGCATCGCCGACCTGCGCGCGGCCGGGCTCGACGAGGTGGTCCTGTTCCCCACCGGCGACGACCGCCTCGCCGCCCTGGACTCGCTGGCCGCGGTCTTCACCGCCTGA